The following coding sequences lie in one Arachis ipaensis cultivar K30076 chromosome B03, Araip1.1, whole genome shotgun sequence genomic window:
- the LOC107632707 gene encoding uncharacterized protein LOC107632707 — translation MGTGQQFSQHLVKCIEANLKTARCFTVTVYDRDNSEFTVAETTPTDSFSLGSYRVSLASHTCDGGYFQALHFLCLHALACCAYSRLTWEPYVHQVYRLSSVFSVYQMGFTPPIPEGFWPPYDGPTVIPDPNKRRAREGRTNMDEADPNRPKRCGLCRQPGHTRWSCPQLGGAEHTRGHN, via the coding sequence ATGGGAACCGGACAACAATTTAGTCAGCACTTGGTGAAGTGTAtagaggccaacttgaagacggctAGGTGCTTCACGGTTACTGTGTACGACAgggataactccgagttcaccgtCGCAGAGACAACTCCGACTGATTCTTTCTCACTGGGTAGCTACAGAGTCTCGCTTGCATCTCACACATGTGACGGCGGATACTTCCAGGCACTTCATTTCCTGTGTCTCCATGCACTGGCATGCTGTGCCTACTCACGGCTTACATGGGAGCCTTACGTCCACCAGGTGTATCGTCTTAGTTCGGTCTTCAGTGTGTATCAGATGGgtttcacacctcccattccggagggtttctggccaccaTATGACGGGCCGACTGTCATCCCTGACCCCAATAAGAGGCGTGCGAGAGAGGGTCGGACCAATATGGACGAGGCAGATCCGAATCGGCCAAAGAGATGTGGGCTTTGTCGGCAGCCCGGCCACACACGTTGGAGTTGTCCACAGCTCGGAGGAGCAGAGCACACACGGGGACATAATTAG